A genome region from Calypte anna isolate BGI_N300 chromosome 4B, bCalAnn1_v1.p, whole genome shotgun sequence includes the following:
- the RNF24 gene encoding RING finger protein 24, with protein sequence MSSDFQHYSFRMPNIGFQNLPLNIYIVVFGTAIFVFILSLLFCCYLIRLRHQAHKELYAYKQVILKEKVKELNLHEICAVCLEEFKPKDELGICPCKHAFHRKCLIKWLEVRKVCPLCNMPVLQLAQLHSKQDPGPPQGPLPGAENIV encoded by the exons ATGAGCTCGGACTTCCAGCATTACAGTTTCAGGATGCCGAACATCGGGTTCCAGAACCTGCCTCTCAACATATACATTGTGGTTTTTGGCACAGCCATCTTCGTCTTCATCCTCAGTTTGCTCTTCTGTTGCTACTTGATCAG GCTCAGGCATCAAGCACACAAAGAGCTCTATGCCTACAAACAG GTGATACTCAAGGAAAAGGTGAAGGAGTTGAACCTACACGAG atcTGTGCTGTTTGCTTGGAGGAATTCAAGCCCAAGGATGAGCTGGGGATCTGTCCCTGCAAACATGCCTTCCACAGAAA gtgCCTCATCAAGTGGCTGGAGGTCCGGAAGGTCTGTCCCCTCTGCAACATGCCAGTCCTGCAGCTGGCCCAGCTCCACAGCAAACAGGACCCGGGACccccccagggacccctccccgGCGCCGAGAACATCGTATag